Proteins encoded by one window of Thermobaculum terrenum ATCC BAA-798:
- a CDS encoding LLM class F420-dependent oxidoreductase, whose protein sequence is MPENGGIKFGVFVPQGWRMDLVEIRDPIEQYEAMTNVAKTADSIPGWDSIWVYDHFHTVPSPTLNTTFECWTITAALARDTHRVNIGQMVTCNGYRNPALLAKMASTVDVASHGRLYFGLGAGWYEHEWRAYGYGFPETRVRMGMFREACAIIHAMWTQDYPQFEGKYYQIDRPINEPKGVRKPHPSFWIGGGGEKVTLRLVAQYGNACNVGGGNVDVVRQKLEVLKQHCEELGRNYDEIIKSTSVNVHLIESEKDAEAATAKARGDQPLEEYAKSFWVVTPEQFVERAQELIDAGINYFIIYIPRVAYEIERLIEFSEEILPRFQLEASRA, encoded by the coding sequence ATGCCTGAGAACGGAGGAATAAAATTTGGGGTATTTGTGCCGCAGGGATGGAGGATGGACCTGGTGGAGATAAGAGACCCTATAGAGCAGTACGAAGCCATGACCAACGTAGCCAAAACAGCCGACTCCATCCCAGGCTGGGACTCCATCTGGGTCTACGACCACTTCCACACCGTCCCCTCCCCCACCCTCAACACCACCTTTGAGTGCTGGACCATCACTGCTGCCCTGGCCAGGGACACCCACCGAGTCAACATAGGCCAGATGGTCACCTGCAACGGCTACCGCAACCCTGCACTCCTGGCCAAGATGGCCTCCACCGTCGATGTCGCCTCCCATGGCAGACTCTACTTCGGCCTGGGAGCTGGCTGGTACGAGCATGAGTGGCGGGCCTATGGCTATGGCTTCCCTGAAACCAGGGTCAGAATGGGCATGTTCAGGGAGGCTTGTGCCATCATCCATGCCATGTGGACCCAGGACTACCCCCAGTTTGAGGGTAAGTACTACCAGATAGATCGTCCCATCAACGAGCCCAAGGGAGTGCGCAAGCCCCATCCCTCCTTCTGGATAGGAGGTGGAGGAGAGAAGGTCACCCTCCGCCTGGTGGCCCAGTACGGCAACGCCTGCAATGTAGGTGGCGGTAACGTGGATGTAGTCCGTCAGAAGCTGGAGGTTCTCAAGCAGCACTGTGAGGAACTGGGTAGGAACTACGACGAGATCATCAAGTCCACAAGTGTTAACGTACATCTAATTGAAAGTGAAAAGGACGCAGAGGCCGCAACAGCTAAGGCTAGAGGAGATCAACCCTTAGAAGAGTATGCTAAGAGCTTCTGGGTAGTCACTCCAGAACAGTTCGTAGAAAGGGCTCAGGAGCTCATAGACGCAGGCATAAACTACTTCATTATCTATATTCCTAGGGTAGCTTATGAGATAGAGAGATTGATTGAGTTCTCAGAAGAGATACTACCCAGGTTTCAGTTGGAAGCTAGTCGAGCCTAA
- a CDS encoding CDP-alcohol phosphatidyltransferase family protein — protein MKHIEKYYATVPNLLALFRLLLVPILWIIALLGYSKLVALGLILAGLTDALDGQLARRLNQVTKEGARIDSLSDNLLLTSTVIWLLILKPQVFRDNTLLYILVIVVYLIVISVGWIRFRRIGNLHLYSTRAAVVIGYIFLIHTFLFPEYSKTLFYATVIAQLVASAEILAVLLTREYVDEYIGSILLWRNRSKEKLPPEK, from the coding sequence ATGAAACATATAGAAAAATATTATGCCACCGTTCCCAACTTATTAGCTCTTTTCCGACTACTGCTGGTACCTATCCTGTGGATAATAGCTCTATTAGGATACTCAAAACTCGTTGCGTTGGGTCTTATATTAGCTGGCCTGACGGATGCTCTCGATGGACAGTTAGCCAGACGTCTGAACCAGGTTACAAAAGAGGGCGCAAGAATAGACTCTTTATCTGATAATTTACTACTTACCTCAACGGTTATATGGCTTCTAATTCTCAAACCCCAGGTATTTAGGGATAACACTTTGCTTTATATATTAGTGATAGTTGTTTATCTCATTGTAATTTCAGTAGGATGGATAAGATTCAGGAGAATAGGTAACTTACACCTTTACTCGACAAGGGCGGCTGTAGTCATAGGCTATATATTCCTGATACACACCTTTCTTTTTCCGGAATATAGTAAAACATTGTTCTACGCAACAGTAATCGCACAACTCGTAGCCTCCGCGGAGATCCTAGCTGTGTTATTGACTCGAGAATATGTGGATGAATACATAGGTTCCATACTATTATGGCGTAATAGGAGTAAAGAAAAGCTGCCACCTGAAAAATGA
- a CDS encoding phosphatase PAP2 family protein — protein MYENRDYAYSSKEIHTYPVSTEETIGIIKSLSKKLKPWQTFDTILFIAINHLPHTYMSRKIMSMISTFCQHGLCWVVADVITFRRTKDYKFSVRVLATIASTDLLVEQIIKKRFRRRRPYIKLIRAMVVGRKPNSWSFPSGHSTLAFVGADLFARKHKKFRKLFYGFAALVGFSRIYLGFHYPSDVLIGAGTGIILSRLSEKLANLLGIK, from the coding sequence TTGTACGAAAACAGAGATTATGCTTATTCTTCGAAAGAGATCCATACGTACCCTGTCTCGACAGAGGAAACCATAGGCATAATTAAGTCTCTTTCCAAGAAACTTAAGCCTTGGCAAACATTTGACACAATCCTCTTCATAGCCATTAATCACCTACCACATACCTATATGTCCAGAAAAATCATGTCTATGATTTCAACCTTCTGTCAGCACGGTTTATGTTGGGTCGTAGCAGATGTAATCACATTCAGGAGAACAAAAGACTATAAATTCTCTGTGCGAGTATTAGCAACCATAGCTTCCACAGACCTCCTAGTAGAGCAGATAATCAAGAAAAGGTTCAGGAGGCGTAGGCCCTATATAAAACTTATTAGAGCTATGGTGGTAGGTCGTAAACCCAACAGCTGGTCATTTCCCAGTGGTCACTCAACCTTAGCCTTTGTAGGGGCAGATTTATTTGCAAGGAAGCACAAAAAGTTCAGAAAACTTTTCTATGGATTTGCTGCATTGGTAGGCTTTTCAAGAATATACCTAGGGTTTCACTACCCAAGTGATGTCCTTATAGGAGCAGGCACTGGCATAATACTCAGCAGGCTTTCGGAGAAATTAGCTAATCTCCTGGGAATAAAATGA
- the trxA gene encoding thioredoxin, with the protein MATQVHPIEVTDENFEEKILKSEIPAIVDFWAPWCGPCRMMAPIFEELAGQYAGRVLFAKLNVDDNMQTPSAFGTYSIPTLIIFKEGQEVQRLVGFTTKDKLSAVIDSVL; encoded by the coding sequence TTGGCTACTCAAGTTCATCCAATAGAAGTGACGGACGAGAATTTTGAGGAGAAGATCCTGAAGTCTGAGATCCCAGCCATTGTTGACTTCTGGGCTCCTTGGTGTGGTCCATGCCGCATGATGGCTCCTATTTTTGAAGAGTTGGCTGGCCAGTATGCAGGCAGAGTGCTCTTCGCAAAGCTTAATGTGGATGACAATATGCAGACGCCGAGCGCTTTTGGTACCTACAGCATCCCTACCCTCATTATCTTCAAGGAAGGGCAGGAAGTACAACGGCTGGTTGGATTTACGACTAAAGATAAGCTGTCTGCTGTCATCGACTCGGTGCTATAG
- a CDS encoding CoA-binding protein, which produces MIARDEFAKQEDIEAILKYHTMAIVGLSPDPFRPSHVVASYLKRHGYRIVPVNPYVEMVLGEKAYPDLASIPFPVDVVVIFRRSDAAGKVVDEAIQKGVKAVWMQEGVIDDLAALRARRAGIRVVMDRCILKEHAYLAHQPIPVSYESSSED; this is translated from the coding sequence ATGATAGCTCGCGATGAGTTCGCAAAACAGGAAGACATAGAAGCAATCTTGAAGTATCACACGATGGCTATAGTAGGGCTATCTCCTGATCCTTTCAGGCCTAGTCATGTGGTAGCTTCGTACCTGAAGAGGCATGGATATAGAATAGTGCCTGTAAACCCCTACGTAGAAATGGTCTTGGGGGAAAAGGCATATCCGGACCTCGCTAGCATTCCATTTCCGGTCGATGTGGTAGTTATATTCCGCAGGTCAGATGCTGCAGGTAAGGTTGTGGATGAGGCTATTCAGAAGGGAGTAAAAGCTGTCTGGATGCAAGAGGGAGTTATAGATGACCTAGCCGCACTAAGAGCTCGTAGAGCTGGCATACGGGTTGTAATGGATAGGTGCATACTAAAGGAGCATGCCTATCTGGCTCATCAGCCTATACCTGTGTCTTATGAGTCATCTTCAGAGGATTAG
- the xylA gene encoding xylose isomerase, whose protein sequence is MADYTPKKSDKFTFGLWTVGNIGRDPFGDPVRTPMTPEHIVHKLSELGAYGVNFHDNDLVPFGASAQERDRIVKSFKKALEDTGMVVPMATTNLFTHPIFKDGAFTSSDAKVRAFALQKTMQAIDLGAELGATTYVFWGGREGSETDAYRNPVDAIKRFREAINYLCDYVIDQGYNMRFALEPKPNEPRGDIYFPTVGHMLHFISTLDHPEMVGLNPEFAHETMAGLNFVHAVAEAIEAGKLFHIDLNDQIIGRYDQDFRFASENPKRAFFLVKLLEDSGYDGPRHFDAHAYRTEDEEGVWAFARGCMRSYLILKEKAQKFNKDAEIQGLLAEIRAEDENYQGPSASDGYSREHAQQVKDYKFDVTALSQRGRKYEELDQLVMELLLGVR, encoded by the coding sequence ATGGCAGATTATACCCCTAAGAAGAGCGATAAATTTACCTTTGGGCTATGGACCGTAGGTAATATAGGGCGAGATCCCTTTGGTGATCCTGTAAGAACGCCCATGACCCCGGAGCATATAGTACATAAGCTCAGTGAGCTCGGGGCATATGGCGTGAACTTTCATGATAACGACCTAGTGCCGTTTGGAGCGTCGGCACAGGAGAGAGATAGGATAGTCAAAAGCTTCAAGAAGGCCTTGGAAGATACCGGTATGGTGGTTCCTATGGCTACCACCAATCTTTTCACGCACCCTATATTCAAAGATGGTGCTTTTACTTCTTCAGATGCCAAGGTCAGAGCATTTGCTCTACAAAAGACCATGCAGGCTATAGATCTAGGAGCCGAGCTAGGGGCGACTACTTATGTCTTCTGGGGAGGAAGAGAAGGATCCGAGACCGATGCCTACAGAAACCCTGTAGATGCTATCAAGCGGTTTAGAGAGGCTATTAACTATTTGTGTGACTATGTGATCGATCAGGGCTATAACATGCGTTTTGCACTGGAACCTAAACCTAATGAACCCAGAGGAGATATTTATTTCCCCACAGTAGGACATATGCTACATTTTATCTCCACTTTGGATCATCCCGAGATGGTCGGTCTAAACCCAGAGTTTGCTCATGAGACCATGGCTGGTTTGAACTTCGTACATGCAGTGGCTGAAGCTATAGAGGCTGGTAAGCTATTTCACATAGATCTGAATGATCAAATAATTGGGAGATATGATCAAGATTTCAGATTCGCCTCTGAAAATCCCAAGCGAGCATTCTTCTTGGTGAAGCTACTTGAGGACAGCGGTTACGATGGCCCCAGACACTTTGACGCCCACGCCTACAGGACCGAGGATGAAGAAGGTGTTTGGGCTTTTGCCAGGGGATGCATGCGGTCTTATCTGATATTGAAGGAGAAGGCGCAGAAGTTCAACAAAGATGCCGAAATTCAAGGACTGCTAGCTGAGATCAGAGCTGAAGATGAAAACTATCAGGGGCCAAGTGCTTCAGACGGCTACTCTAGGGAGCATGCGCAGCAGGTAAAGGATTATAAATTTGACGTCACTGCACTATCGCAGCGTGGAAGGAAATATGAGGAGCTGGATCAGCTAGTAATGGAGCTGTTGCTCGGAGTAAGATAA
- a CDS encoding aminoglycoside 6-adenylyltransferase encodes MIHRTESEENMLQVVVSWALDEEPEAVAVLLAGSRARGEAQNFSDVDITTVTIQTPKCSYRTLFLENDHNQLTHISMGAQSLQDWQMEHEQPADWSMFLPAEEHYRVLWVRPNYEYLFYYGKINHPAPGMEVEDFLEYVSKAKNAWLHRDDIGVRWSAMEAAKYLPGILKPLNPEIAAKNKMDALKLALSLPVTPENYQNDMMICLGLIPVDDTRKIMEALLRLALGAIKMIKDKALEFSELIGQPYIPEYIYNGTVERYLLQGIDDLGITVVK; translated from the coding sequence ATGATTCACAGGACTGAATCGGAAGAAAATATGTTACAAGTGGTAGTTAGTTGGGCACTTGATGAAGAGCCAGAAGCTGTCGCAGTGCTATTAGCAGGTAGCAGGGCCAGAGGGGAAGCTCAGAACTTCAGCGATGTAGATATAACCACTGTTACAATCCAAACTCCTAAATGCTCCTACCGGACTCTTTTCCTGGAAAACGATCATAATCAGCTCACGCACATATCCATGGGAGCTCAAAGCCTACAGGACTGGCAGATGGAGCACGAACAGCCTGCAGATTGGAGCATGTTCCTTCCTGCAGAAGAGCACTACAGAGTGCTATGGGTAAGGCCCAACTATGAATACCTTTTCTACTATGGAAAGATCAATCATCCTGCTCCCGGTATGGAAGTAGAAGACTTCCTTGAGTACGTCAGCAAAGCCAAGAACGCCTGGTTGCATCGAGACGACATAGGCGTCAGATGGTCGGCTATGGAGGCAGCTAAGTACCTACCGGGTATACTTAAACCTCTCAATCCTGAAATAGCAGCTAAGAACAAAATGGATGCGCTGAAACTCGCCCTAAGCCTGCCAGTTACTCCTGAAAATTATCAGAACGATATGATGATATGCCTTGGGCTAATACCCGTAGATGATACACGCAAGATCATGGAAGCCTTGCTTAGGTTGGCCTTGGGAGCTATCAAGATGATAAAGGATAAGGCATTAGAGTTCTCTGAACTAATAGGGCAACCATATATACCAGAATACATATACAACGGAACTGTAGAAAGATACTTGCTGCAGGGTATAGATGACCTTGGGATAACAGTAGTCAAATAA
- the fdhD gene encoding formate dehydrogenase accessory sulfurtransferase FdhD, with the protein MVNYYKYMAGQGVIEDAKAVPVEVPLTFYINGNQWVTLMATPTKLNFLAIGFLYTSGIIGSLDDLLYLRVCEEDSVIEVMLTIPEQDLVQLLSKPRSITSGCGGGVSFAILDEYSMPISQSKLRPEDVISVMHNLHLASENYRETGGIHTCALSQKDDLLVVAEDVGRHNAVDKIVGEALWKGIDVRDKWLISSGRISSEMALKAARLGCPVIISHTSPTSLAIEVCNRIGITLIGYARGNKFNIYSGFDNLILEEKYLEKRGAVG; encoded by the coding sequence ATGGTCAATTACTACAAGTATATGGCAGGCCAAGGTGTTATCGAGGATGCCAAGGCAGTTCCAGTAGAGGTTCCGCTTACTTTCTACATAAATGGAAACCAGTGGGTGACTCTTATGGCCACCCCAACCAAGCTAAATTTTCTGGCCATAGGCTTCCTCTATACATCTGGAATCATAGGTAGCCTTGACGACCTTTTGTACCTTAGAGTGTGCGAAGAAGATAGTGTCATAGAAGTAATGCTCACTATTCCCGAACAAGACCTAGTCCAACTGTTGTCTAAGCCTAGATCTATCACCTCTGGCTGTGGAGGCGGGGTATCCTTTGCTATCCTCGATGAGTACAGTATGCCAATAAGTCAAAGTAAATTGAGGCCAGAAGATGTAATTAGTGTAATGCATAATCTACATCTCGCTTCGGAAAATTATCGTGAGACAGGAGGTATACATACTTGTGCCCTGTCTCAGAAAGATGACTTGCTAGTAGTTGCTGAGGATGTTGGCAGACATAACGCTGTTGACAAGATAGTCGGTGAAGCCTTGTGGAAAGGGATTGATGTGAGGGATAAATGGCTTATCTCAAGTGGGAGGATCTCATCCGAGATGGCTCTCAAAGCGGCTCGATTGGGATGTCCTGTTATTATATCTCACACATCGCCGACTTCTCTGGCTATAGAAGTGTGTAACAGGATAGGCATAACCCTGATAGGTTATGCTAGAGGTAATAAGTTCAATATATATTCCGGTTTCGATAATCTAATTTTGGAAGAAAAGTACTTGGAGAAGAGAGGGGCAGTTGGTTAG
- a CDS encoding phosphatase, translating into MVRYTREEVENILVKHKLAGAGLAHSRENNIDHIYKLVKGDPGVTLGIELIHQAIDKGKLKPQDVLDTIASWTGCPTNIEHLSGQGYIAPSSTYKALLSASTVIRRAIEMRSTFIFATGHPANMLSLYSKLADYVSRRGCRIIDFIPENISYEGLKLSLHDRVYVASVNGNPVHTHDYHLMEELLSKVDIPDIAIADHGFAGAAVNHGIETICVMDTNDPGVAVAEKLGAPMIVVPFNDSAPSADVDAVFPIIISMVEASEQ; encoded by the coding sequence TTGGTTAGATACACACGCGAAGAAGTTGAGAATATCTTAGTGAAGCATAAATTAGCTGGGGCTGGACTAGCCCATTCGCGCGAGAATAATATCGATCATATATATAAGCTTGTGAAAGGTGACCCAGGGGTTACCTTAGGGATAGAACTGATACATCAGGCTATAGATAAAGGAAAGCTGAAGCCTCAGGATGTATTGGATACAATAGCTTCATGGACCGGTTGCCCAACGAATATAGAGCATTTATCTGGCCAAGGGTATATAGCTCCCTCTTCTACATACAAGGCTCTGCTGTCTGCAAGCACGGTCATAAGGCGAGCTATTGAGATGAGGTCTACTTTCATATTTGCTACCGGGCATCCGGCCAATATGCTGAGTCTCTATTCGAAGCTTGCTGACTACGTGAGCCGGCGGGGTTGTAGGATCATTGATTTCATCCCCGAGAATATATCCTATGAGGGGCTGAAATTATCATTACATGATAGAGTTTATGTTGCCTCCGTGAATGGTAATCCTGTACATACTCATGACTATCACCTAATGGAAGAGCTCTTATCTAAGGTAGATATTCCGGACATAGCGATCGCCGATCATGGATTCGCTGGTGCAGCAGTTAACCACGGTATAGAGACTATATGTGTAATGGATACCAATGATCCAGGAGTTGCGGTAGCAGAAAAACTGGGAGCACCGATGATAGTTGTGCCTTTCAATGATAGCGCTCCATCTGCTGATGTTGACGCTGTTTTCCCAATAATAATCAGCATGGTAGAAGCCTCGGAGCAGTGA
- a CDS encoding protein kinase domain-containing protein: MSTRYGRYEVKRKIGTGGVATVYLATDTLLGRSVAIKVLNPDVDPGLKRRFLSEARAVAVLNHPNIVDVYDVGEEDGTPFIVMEYVDGQSLKEFIKNQGRLPLERAKAIVSQVADALSYAHKNKIIHCDVKPQNILISKDGRAKLVDFGIAQAQIDSTQTSSGRAYGTPLYMAPEQLLGDKVDERTDIYSLGLVLWECITGTPPQRSQVWEPVRLDQGKVRLPPEVLRIIKKATSQLPEDRYQSVDAFLRDLQNLSPRSAAAFSQESTVTIPTGFVPKNGITNRRRRRIRALPIALLLVMLIIAVTLWRWPDVYSLGRGLSSGALTSSDVKVTVPSFVGMSLRSARQLAQRSDIQLRVRYEDGRAGSVVVSQSPPPGEKVDKGSYVTVVLSSQKGTSENAPSGSPTPNIEPVPGKIFGQLLATNNVHVKTTVDGDTNEFDLLPGEYRQLEANTYLRIEANPARDLMVTITTASGKRSGNLLDLASQLSGESIAGPSAWISFGSENDTNNEQSISPSKQSPIVQVEQKGSKNSKDLPKPPKPPKPEKEGPKR, from the coding sequence TTGTCTACAAGATATGGACGATACGAAGTCAAGCGTAAGATAGGGACGGGGGGAGTAGCTACCGTCTATCTTGCTACAGATACATTGCTGGGCCGCTCTGTCGCTATCAAGGTTTTAAATCCTGATGTGGATCCTGGTCTCAAGCGCAGATTCTTAAGTGAAGCTCGCGCTGTGGCTGTGCTGAACCATCCCAACATAGTTGATGTCTACGATGTGGGCGAAGAAGATGGTACACCTTTCATTGTTATGGAATATGTTGATGGTCAAAGCTTAAAGGAGTTTATAAAGAACCAGGGGAGACTGCCCTTAGAAAGAGCGAAAGCTATAGTTTCGCAGGTTGCTGATGCCCTTTCCTATGCGCACAAGAATAAGATAATACACTGTGATGTTAAGCCTCAGAACATACTCATTAGCAAAGATGGAAGGGCTAAGCTAGTCGACTTTGGCATCGCTCAGGCTCAGATAGATAGTACTCAGACCAGTTCAGGCAGGGCGTATGGTACCCCGCTGTATATGGCACCTGAACAGCTACTTGGAGACAAGGTTGACGAGCGTACTGATATATACAGTCTGGGGCTTGTGCTTTGGGAATGTATTACGGGTACTCCTCCTCAGAGATCACAGGTTTGGGAGCCTGTTCGATTAGATCAGGGCAAAGTTAGGTTGCCTCCTGAGGTTTTAAGAATAATCAAGAAGGCTACATCGCAGTTACCAGAAGATAGATATCAGAGTGTAGATGCGTTTCTTAGGGATCTACAGAATCTGTCTCCTCGATCGGCGGCAGCTTTCTCACAGGAGAGCACTGTAACGATTCCAACAGGCTTTGTACCAAAGAATGGAATCACTAATAGACGAAGACGGAGAATACGCGCTCTTCCCATTGCATTGTTGTTGGTAATGCTAATAATAGCGGTTACTTTGTGGAGATGGCCTGATGTCTACTCCCTAGGGAGAGGATTAAGCTCTGGAGCATTAACCTCATCAGATGTGAAAGTAACTGTCCCCTCATTCGTGGGAATGAGTCTGAGATCCGCAAGGCAGCTTGCACAACGGAGTGATATTCAATTACGCGTCAGGTACGAAGATGGAAGAGCAGGATCGGTAGTTGTATCTCAGTCACCCCCTCCAGGCGAAAAAGTCGACAAAGGTAGCTATGTTACGGTGGTTCTCTCATCCCAGAAAGGCACTAGCGAAAATGCTCCATCTGGGAGCCCCACGCCTAATATAGAACCTGTGCCCGGTAAGATATTCGGACAACTACTAGCCACAAACAACGTTCATGTTAAGACGACAGTCGATGGGGATACAAATGAGTTTGATTTACTCCCCGGTGAGTATCGGCAGCTAGAGGCCAATACATATCTTAGGATAGAAGCTAATCCTGCTCGAGACTTGATGGTTACTATTACCACTGCTTCAGGGAAGCGAAGTGGTAATTTACTTGATTTAGCCTCCCAGCTAAGTGGGGAGTCTATAGCTGGGCCATCGGCATGGATCTCCTTTGGTTCTGAAAACGACACTAATAATGAACAATCAATTAGCCCCTCGAAACAGAGCCCTATTGTGCAAGTTGAACAGAAAGGGAGTAAAAATTCTAAAGATTTGCCCAAACCCCCGAAGCCACCTAAGCCAGAAAAAGAGGGGCCAAAGAGATAG
- a CDS encoding NAD+ synthase, which translates to MDYRSLADDIATWIKSKVDEAGAKGIALNLSGGIDSATVAGLAVKAVGPDKVHTLILPIHSNPQDEEHARLVAEKFGLTPQKIDLSPVFDLLIQTLPEGSDLAKANLKPRLRMITIYYIANTNNLLVVGTGNKTEIMVGYYTKYGDGGVDILPIGGLYKKDVRELAKVLGVPEEIIAKPPSAGLWPGQTDEGEMGITYEQLDRALEALEKGERDGIPEDVFSMVQSMVRRSSHKRELPAIYSPVTS; encoded by the coding sequence ATGGATTATAGATCTTTAGCGGATGACATAGCGACCTGGATAAAATCTAAGGTCGATGAGGCAGGGGCTAAGGGTATAGCACTTAATCTATCAGGGGGTATAGATTCTGCAACCGTAGCAGGTCTAGCCGTCAAGGCTGTTGGTCCCGATAAAGTACACACGCTAATTCTGCCTATACATAGTAACCCTCAGGATGAGGAGCACGCTCGCCTGGTTGCTGAAAAGTTTGGACTTACTCCTCAGAAAATAGATCTATCCCCAGTCTTTGACCTGCTTATACAGACTTTGCCTGAAGGATCTGATTTGGCAAAGGCGAATTTGAAGCCAAGGTTGAGAATGATAACTATATACTACATTGCTAATACTAATAACCTCTTGGTAGTTGGTACTGGCAACAAGACCGAGATAATGGTGGGTTATTACACTAAATATGGTGATGGTGGCGTAGATATACTCCCCATAGGAGGGCTTTACAAGAAGGATGTTCGAGAATTGGCTAAGGTGCTCGGGGTTCCCGAGGAGATAATAGCCAAACCTCCTAGCGCAGGTCTTTGGCCCGGGCAGACGGATGAAGGGGAAATGGGGATTACCTATGAGCAGTTAGATAGAGCTTTAGAGGCCCTGGAGAAAGGAGAGAGAGACGGTATTCCTGAGGATGTGTTCTCGATGGTGCAGTCTATGGTGCGCAGGTCGTCTCACAAGAGAGAGCTTCCTGCTATCTACTCTCCGGTAACATCTTAG
- the dnaN gene encoding DNA polymerase III subunit beta — translation MKLWCLQENLSRGLSVVSRAVSPRATLPILGNILLATEGGRLKLQATNLELVITTWVGADIEREGVTTVPARLFTEFISSLPNEKVLLELNEGHKLHVAAGHSAADIHGMDPEDFPTVPSASEEPTLRIDAEVLKGMIEQVVFAAATDDSRPVLAGVLFKIDGDKLTLAAADGFRLSVKEQSINSSAESVNVIVPAKALDALSRLIGDHEEQVEITINPNKSQIVFQAENINVISRLIDGNFPNYSQIIPKQYVTRTVVHTKEFREAITRALIFGRDSSNAVKLTISPGDEGDTGKIVVSATAAEVGSGSDSLEATVEGEGGQIAFNGRYLTDVLSVIESDQVALETQSPNSPGVIRPVGNGSYTHVIMPMHLVGR, via the coding sequence ATGAAGCTTTGGTGTCTACAAGAGAACTTAAGTAGAGGACTGTCAGTTGTAAGTAGAGCAGTTAGCCCTCGTGCTACTCTCCCCATACTAGGTAACATACTTTTGGCCACCGAAGGCGGTAGGCTGAAGCTCCAGGCAACCAACCTAGAGCTTGTCATAACTACTTGGGTAGGGGCAGATATAGAGAGAGAAGGTGTAACGACCGTCCCCGCTAGGCTGTTCACCGAATTTATATCTAGCCTCCCTAATGAGAAGGTTCTTCTTGAACTAAATGAAGGGCACAAGCTACATGTAGCTGCTGGACACTCTGCTGCTGATATCCATGGTATGGACCCTGAAGATTTTCCAACGGTACCTTCGGCATCTGAAGAGCCTACTTTGAGGATAGATGCTGAAGTGCTTAAGGGCATGATAGAGCAGGTGGTTTTTGCTGCAGCCACTGACGATAGTCGTCCTGTGTTAGCGGGAGTCTTATTCAAGATCGATGGGGATAAGCTTACTCTAGCAGCAGCTGATGGATTTCGTCTTTCTGTTAAGGAGCAGAGCATAAATAGCTCCGCTGAGAGCGTGAACGTGATAGTCCCTGCTAAGGCTTTGGATGCACTATCTCGACTTATTGGAGATCACGAAGAGCAAGTAGAGATCACTATTAACCCGAATAAATCACAAATAGTTTTTCAGGCCGAGAATATAAATGTCATATCTAGATTGATAGATGGTAATTTCCCTAACTACTCGCAGATAATTCCTAAGCAGTATGTTACCCGGACAGTAGTACACACCAAGGAGTTTAGGGAAGCCATAACCAGAGCTCTTATCTTCGGAAGAGATAGCTCTAATGCTGTCAAACTTACCATATCTCCTGGGGATGAGGGTGATACCGGAAAGATAGTCGTAAGTGCTACTGCGGCCGAGGTGGGATCGGGTAGCGATTCGCTAGAGGCAACTGTCGAAGGTGAGGGCGGACAGATCGCATTCAATGGCAGATACTTGACCGATGTATTGTCTGTGATCGAGTCGGATCAAGTCGCGCTGGAAACACAATCTCCAAACTCACCTGGGGTTATTCGTCCAGTGGGCAATGGTAGCTATACTCATGTCATCATGCCGATGCATCTGGTCGGAAGGTAA